The Plectropomus leopardus isolate mb chromosome 15, YSFRI_Pleo_2.0, whole genome shotgun sequence genome has a segment encoding these proteins:
- the tacc2 gene encoding titin isoform X4: MPVPGMDCASLPPLTVHESLHHPVVEASYTFTDFLSLKKPEIATNAASTKDEPAIRSSDDSAKPQKDAQLGAKENIGIDQSLNLEKNTVDLQSMTKACSKQPPYPSERNQTGDLLQTESATSEAERNPADEEQVSAKVTKQLEAETEKGAVSPSSTEKELDELHADSKGSVKPQESPLIRDATEGNQPLSCLLLPADDVTCKLSTETVIPTCTAAPQTCDPIYQPPTQLDQTPPCGLVTIDPMTASEEPTVDSADLTKDESATSQVTASDQSIPVTEQCASNSSFVWQPPGPMLSHLEFISDCDISFPEQTGNSGADGDSSKVFGEVDGNKSGDMTQTSKAQDLKHGDVSVKINETSLKLEDRNDAMESGVEVENSVITSVDVSTQSPGTAVVLAKGGSDNVISLSHAEPGPTSIGPVICEASIKDDLINISCPLSSDLPISKANDEIKKDNMKEKMGDETSVLFAEGNKIVEEATIDNQKETADSSKLKTGKTGTASQQSNGPDKEAGERIGGLKPAHEHKIQKTESPIRDIKELRKSGIASKSQTEMSSLSPDRPAEPFESMLSAEAESRCDPQTVYDESLSQTPILERSPDRDTSPDLSAALGQSQSTPEPNCFAQQQEQQQKRLGSTHPTEGLSGGGLEGGEKTNSQVRQTQTLVPGLNGVGEGGGASVGSSCLSGSRDKLTGDDSSGNERLIGPEKAKGEEAQAAVDRVYALSHLASDLNESGRAAERNASADIVSVTACSHVGETKQGIDDNKSPVLGGVGPDTDLMPEFVSDVGCKGQQKINLSAACEDQGVKLEISKNTAVSVESQASQEHETSPFPISVSSKVITDSPGIHTAAIPSAIQAEEIHTKVSCASTEHPETVENGFSAAVQNNSSEAEECEIQGTVCESVLLQTSDKTSAAQSSPVVQTAIKGPDGEEITKEDKAALDEGKASSQGTGRSEIKAMNNETMKKQEVINQTESASIGLSEATEEDNNITDVITPDVITVPSFLSSKHPEDITSTPPSVPNQSEKPQEQMSKPQNGIVVNAVVAAFHCERSLEKAPVEQVSVKAKSTDVSESPAPGLTAREPETNWIQALKEAASLTQCKQENSRPLPSLESPQLEFHTPTEEIAAPQRQEETPPPERATEKTTEIPPPNLVKKPVDLPKPLKKTTELLEPAQSTKEELLEETKKVELLEEIKTVELLEETKKVELLEETKKVELSEEKKEVEVLDEINKVDLWEETKKEELSEKTKKEEHTEPTKKKEEPPVELPESSQSTKVELLEDRNIVELSKKIQPLEPIKKEEETLEELHEPKREAVTSEVVKEPVGLPEPTISPEELQEPTKNELELPEPTKNELELPEPKENEEPEPTETTTEPSYPEKKLTSELPEERVEKPAEIPPEEPFKEPTVQDRAEELPDSGPSLAERAERGDRAPASPPPPSSEYHIPPALPPPLQDTTEFPTPPPTPPERHAPEALPTPPASPCLPPPPAPASPPAPPSHCEDRSPAPAPRHPPLRSSDSDGAFETPESTTPVKAVSPVDPPAQQLTSENKVEDTSVNDPASELPSADRPCRSPSIVFDENRPIAASGQYNIELLAGDSSHTLTRSLSFQGGELDSGGLLDGSTAGGFRPHSESFSVGTDSAPGTLHRPKKVRPGSLKKKPLLRQNSNPESPRPASSSSTPEVKKRAKPRTASPLQAQEEAEGGSATPSPGGTLRRTRKSRVVTPPPLPEETNHTSQEESLVIPTLPLCHEETPLPGSPPVRDESPIPPSTSYKWDPDNFENIDPFKTGGSKIANSPVLGRKDPVSAPITTPPKSPPVLAVEPCPPAPLETPINNPEEQPILPKRQSVRLEFDYSEEGSEAPHQASPPPKKLGKKPGAKMPLRKPKLGLKKAPPMQTEHLDNNPPESHNGNENEISVPAASYNIQPDKWDDPNFNPFTTKRGIANSPKLSRPSYSFDPNNFDDSVDPFKSSNKMANSPPKASASFELSSNDYDNENDNDNVGELEDQNQNKPAKKKKTPIKSNTFRVKRSPKKSPLSDPSEDPSPADETPSIHQQDDHATDEEKLASSTSHKWTALHDADLNSEQQDFPQPCDLTSFVNENSLPHQTPAQDYEIEYMEKLGSASPPLSVKKPSLYLKLDSVSDNLTKNTCAHGSEPSSPCTGSFEEMEAQITAGMKTPVLSSRPGPEGSVGDKGRKRESEALSRTQSTERDEQHRDVSSPVESGVSKNSLYARTTSSSSYIEGESPHLPRELDHSLGIAREEIVTKEKEVLEWQRKYEDSRQEVVEMRRIVAEYEKTIAQMIGMPEDDQKEKSLSHHTIQQLIMEKDQALADLNSVEKSLADLFRRYEKMKDVLEGFRKNEEVLKKCAQEYLSRVRKEEQRYQALKIHAEEKLDKANADIAQVRAKAKQEQAAYQASLRKEQMKVDSLERTLEQKNKEIEELTKICDELIAKMGKS, translated from the exons ATGCCGGTGCCAGGTATGGACTGCGCCTCTTTACCTCCACTGACTGTGCATGAAAGTTTGCACCATCCCGTGGTTGAGGCCAGCTACACCTTTACAGACTTCCTCAGCTTGAAGAAGCCAGAAATTGCCACAAATGCAGCGTCTACCAAGGATGAACCAGCAATACGGAGCTCAGACGACTCTGCAAAGCCACAGAAGGATGCCCAGTTGGGGGCTAAAGAGAACATTGGCATAGATCAGTCTCTTAACTTGGAGAAAAACACTGTGGATTTACAGTCAATGACCAAGGCCTGCTCAAAACAGCCTCCATATCCCAGTGAGAGGAATCAGACTGGTGACCTTTTACAAACAGAAAGTGCCACCTCTGAGGCAGAAAGGAACCCAGCAGATGAGGAGCAGGTGTCAGCAAAGGTGACAAAGCAATTAGAGGCGGAAACTGAGAAGGGTGCTGTAAGCCCGTCGTCGACTGAGAAAGAGCTAGATGAGTTACACGCTGACTCTAAAGGCTCGGTCAAGCCTCAGGAGTCGCCTTTAATACGTGATGCTACTGAAGGTAACCAACCTCTCTCATGTTTGCTGCTTCCTGCTGATGATGTCACCTGCAAGCTCTCTACAGAAACAGTGATCCCGACCTGCACAGCCGCTCCTCAGACTTGTGACCCCATTTATCAGCCTCCCACACAATTAGATCAAACACCTCCTTGTGGACTAGTTACTATAGATCCCATGACAGCTAGTGAGGAGCCCACGGTTGACTCTGCTGATCTGACAAAGGATGAATCAGCGACTTCACAAGTGACAGCCTCTGACCAGTCAATTCCTGTTACAGAGCAATGTGCCAGTAATTCTTCTTTTGTGTGGCAGCCTCCTGGCCCGATGTTGAGTCACTTGGAGTTCATTAGTGACTGTGATATCTCTTTTCCTGAGCAGACTGGTAACAGCGGTGCTGATGGTGACAGCAGCAAAGTCTTTGGGGAAGTGGATGGCAACAAGAGTGGGGACATGACACAAACGTCTAAAGCACAGGACCTGAAGCATGGGGATGTCAGCGTTAAAATAAATGAGACTAGTTTGAAACTGGAGGATAGAAATGATGCTATGGAGTCTGGCGTTGAAGTTGAGAATTCTGTGATTACCAGTGTAGATGTTTCAACCCAGTCTCCTGGTACAGCGGTTGTACTGGCAAAGGGTGGGTCTGATAATGTAATTTCTCTATCTCACGCTGAGCCAGGCCCTACTAGCATTGGACCTGTTATTTGTGAAGCATCCATTAAGGATGACCTCATCAATATCAGCTGCCCACTCAGCTCTGACCTGCCCATCAGCAAAGCtaatgatgaaattaaaaaagacaatatgaAAGAGAAAATGGGCGATGAGACCTCTGTGCTGTTTGCAGAGGGAAATAAAATAGTTGAAGAGGCAACAATAGACAATCAAAAGGAAACAGCGGACAGCAGCAAGCTGAAGACAGGAAAGACAGGCACAGCGTCACAACAGAGTAATGGGCCAGATAAAGAGGCTGGAGAGAGAATTGGAGGCCTGAAGCCAGCACATGAGCATAAAATTCAGAAGACTGAATCACCAATAAGGGACATAAAGGAGCTAAGGAAGAGTGGCATTGCATCTAAAAGCCAGACAGAGATGTCTTCTTTATCTCCTGACAGACCTGCAGAGCCATTTGAGTCCATGCTAAGTGCTGAGGCAGAGTCTCGTTGTGATCCGCAGACTGTTTATGACGAGAGTTTGAGCCAAACTCCGATATTGGAACGCAGCCCTGATAGGGACACTTCACCAGATTTGAGTGCAGCTCTCGGCCAATCACAGTCCACACCAGAGCCAAACTGTTTTGCTCAGCAACAGGAGCAACAGCAGAAGCGTCTGGGATCCACACATCCCACAGAGGGATTGTCAGGTGGCGGTCTAGAGGGTGGAGAAAAGACTAACAGTCAGGTCAGGCAGACCCAGACACTGGTTCCAGGGCTGAATGGGGtaggggagggaggaggcgcCTCTGTGGGGAGTTCTTGTCTGTCAGGGAGCAGGGATAAGTTGACAGGTGATGACAGCAGTGGCAATGAGCGATTGATAGGTCCAGAGAAAGCCAAGGGAGAGGAAGCGCAAGCTGCGGTTGACAGGGTTTATGCGCTGTCTCACCTTGCCAGTGATTTAAATGAGAGTGGAAGGGCTGCTGAGAGAAATGCCTCGGCTGACATTGTGAGCGTTACAGCTTGCTCTCATGTAGGTGAGACAAAACAGGGGATAGATGACAATAAAAGCCCCGTGTTAGGGGGAGTTGGGCCAGATACAGATCTAATGCCAGAGTTTGTGAGTGATGTGGGTTGCAAAGGTCAGCAAAAAATCAATCTATCAGCTGCCTGTGAAGACCAAGGAGTAAAACTGGAGATCTCAAAGAACACTGCTGTGTCTGTTGAGTCACAGGCATCACAGGAACACGAGACTTCACCTTTCCCAATCTCTGTTTCATCAAAGGTCATCACAGATAGTCCCGGCATTCACACTGCGGCTATTCCAAGTGCAATCCAGGCTGAAGAAATTCACACAAAAGTATCCTGTGCTTCCACTGAGCATCCAGAAACTGTGGAAAATGGCTTCAGTGCAGCTGTACAAAACAACAGTAgtgaggctgaggagtgtgaaaTTCAGGGTACAGTGTGTGAGTCTGTCTTGCTACAAACATCCGATAAAACCTCAGCAGCACAAAGCAGCCCAGTAGTACAAACAGCCATAAAAGGCCCTGATGGAGAGGAGATCACAAAGGAAGATAAAGCAGCTTTGGATGAAGGGAAAGCTAGCAGCCAGGGGACGGGACGAAGTGAGATAAAAGCAATGaacaatgaaacaatgaaaaaacaggaGGTCATAAATCAAACTGAGAGTGCCTCAATCGGTCTTTCTGAGGCGACAGAAGAGGACAATAATATAACAGATGTAATAACTCCTGATGTTATCACAGTCCCATCTTTCCTTTCATCAAAGCACCCAGAAGATATTACATCGACCCCTCCCTCAGTCCCGAACCAGTCAGAGAAGCCACAGGAGCAGATGTCAAAGCCCCAAAATGGTATTGTGGTAAACGCTGTTGTTGCTGCCTTCCATTGTGAAAGATCACTTGAAAAAGCTCCTGTTGAACAAGTGTCTGTGAAAGCAAAATCCACTGATGTTTCAGAGAGTCCTGCTCCTGGATTAACAGCCAGAGAACCTGAAACAAACTGGATACAAGCTCTAAAAGAAGCTGCATCCCTCACTCAGTGTAAACAAGAGAACTCAAG ACCACTCCCATCCCTGGAGTCTCCTCAACTAGAGTTTCATACTCCAACTGAGGAGATAGCTGCTCCgcagagacaggaggagaccCCACCACCAGAGCGAGCAACAGAAAAGACAACAGAGATCCCTCCTCCGAATCTTGTGAAGAAGCCAGTGGATCTTCCTAAACCTTTGAAGAAGACAACAGAGCTCCTAGAACCAGCACAGAGCACAAAAGAAGAGCTCTTggaagaaacaaagaaagtagAGCTTTTGGAAGAAATAAAGACAGTAGAGCTCTTggaagaaacaaagaaagtagAGCTCTTggaagaaacaaagaaagtagAGCTCTCGGAAGAAAAGAAGGAAGTAGAGGTCCtagatgaaataaataaagttgatcTCtgggaagaaacaaaaaaagaagagctctcagagaaaacaaagaaagaagagcACACAGAACCAaccaagaaaaaagaagagcCTCCAGTAGAGCTCCCAGAATCATCACAGAGCACAAAAGTAGAGCTTTTGGAGGATAGAAATATAGTAGAGCTCTCAAAAAAAATACAGCCCTTAGAACCAAtcaagaaagaagaagagactTTAGAAGAGCTTCATGAACCAAAAAGAGAGGCAGTAACTTCAGAAGTTGTGAAGGAGCCAGTTGGGCTCCCAGAACCAACAATAAGCCCAGAAGAGCTCCAAGaaccaacaaaaaatgaattagagCTCCCAGaaccaacaaaaaatgaattagagCTCCCAGAACCAAAAGAGAATGAGGAACCAGAACCAACAGAGACAACAACAGAGCCTTCATATCCAGAGAAGAAGCTGACCAGTGAGCTGCCAGAAGAGCGAGTGGAAAAACCTGCCGAGATCCCACCTGAGGAGCCATTTAAAGAGCCAACAGTCCAGGATCGTGCAGAGGAGTTACCAGACAGCGG GCCCTCCCTCGCTGAGCGGGCAGAGAGAGGTGACCGTGCCCCTGCATCTCCCCCACCTCCTTCTTCCGAATACCACATCCCGCctgccctccctcctccccttcaaGACACCACAGAGTTCCCCACTCCTCCTCCCACACCCCCGGAGAGACACGCTCCTGAAGCTCTACCGACCCCACCTGCATctccctgcctccctcctcctcctgcccctGCCTCCCCTCCTGCACCTCCTTCTCATTGCGAGGACCGCAGCCCTGCTCCTGCACCCCGCCACCCCCCTTTAAG GAGCTCAGACTCTGATGGAGCATTTGAGACCCCTGAATCCACAACTCCAGTGAAGGCTGTTTCTCCTGTAGATCCCCCAGCACAGCAACTAACATCTGAAAACAAAG TAGAAGACACCTCCGTCAATGATCCTGCCTCTGAATTGCCTTCAGCTGATCGACCATGCCGTTCCCCATCCATTGTTTTTGATGAGAACAGGCCCATTGCAGCCAGTGGCCAATACAACATAGAGTTATTGGCTGGAGATTCAAGTCACACTCTTACCCGTTCACTTAGCTTCCAGGGAGGAGAACTAGACAGTGGTGGTCTGTTGGACGGATCAACAGCGGGAGGCTTCCGTCCACATTCTGAATCCTTCAGCGTAGGCACCGACAGCGCCCCAGGGACGCTCCACAGACCCAAGAAAGTCCGTCCTGGGTCTTTGAAGAAGAAGCCTCTCCTCAGACAGAACTCTAACCCAGAGAGTCCAAGGCCAGCGTCATCCAGCAGCACCCCAGAGGTCAAGAAGCGGGCGAAGCCTCGAACTGCCAGCCCTCTCCAGGCTCaggaggaagcagagggagGATCTGCAACTCCGAGTCCTGGAGGAACTCTTCGCAGGACCAGGAAGAGCCGTGTGgtgactcctcctcctctgccggAGGAGACCAATCATACCAGCCAAGAGGAGAGCCTTGTTATCCCTACCTTACCCCTGTGCCACGAGGAGACCCCACTCCCTGGTAGTCCACCGGTCAGAGACGAATCCCCCATCCCTCCTAGTACCTCTTACAAATGGGATCCAGATAATTTTGAGAACATCGACCCTTTCAAGACTGGAGGTAGTAAAATTGCCAATTCCCCTGTCCTTGGTCGTAAAGATCCTGTGTCTGCCCCCATTACAACACCTCCAAAGAGTCCCCCTGTCCTGGCTGTGGAGCCGTGTCCCCCAGCTCCTCTTGAAACGCCGATCAACAACCCCGAAGAGCAACCCATCCTCCCAAAGCGTCAGTCCGTAAGGCTGGAGTTTGACTACTCTGAGGAGGGCAGCGAGGCACCACACCAGGCCTCTCCCCCACCCAAGAAATTGGGCAAGAAGCCCGGTGCCAAGATGCCTCTGAGGAAACCAAAGCTCGGGCTGAAGAAGGCCCCCCCAATGCAGACAGAGCACCTGGACAACAATCCGCCAGAATCTCACAATGGCAATGAGAATGAAATCTCTGTTCCTGCTGCCTCTTACAACATTCAACCTGACAAATGGGATGATCCGAACTTCAATCCATTTACTACAAAGAGAGGCATCGCCAACTCCCCCAAACTGTCCCGGCCGTCTTATTCCTTTGACCCCAATAACTTTGATGACTCCGTAGACCCTTTCAAATCTTCCAATAAGATGGCCAACTCCCCTCCAAAGGCCTCTGCCTCCTTTGAACTGTCATCCAATGACTAtgacaatgaaaatgacaatgacaatgtCGGAGAACTGGAGGACCAAAACCAGAACAAACCggccaagaagaagaaaactcCGATCAAATC taaTACTTTCAGAGTGAAGAGGTCGCCAAAGAAATCCCCATTGTCTGACCCATCCGAG GATCCTTCGCCGGCAGATGAAACACCCTCCATCCACCAACAGGATGACCACGCCACAGACGAGGAGAAGCTGGCCTCCTCCACCAGTCATAAGTGGACAGCCCTGCACGATGCAGATTTGAACTCCGAACAGCAAGACTTTCCTCAGCCGTGCGACCTTACATCCTTTGTTAACGAGAACAGTCTTCCTCATCAGACTCCAG CGCAAGACTATGAAATTGAGTACATGGAGAAGCTTGGCTCCGCTTCACCC CCACTGTCTGTGAAGAAGCCATCTTTGTACCTGAAGTTGGATTCTGTGTCTGACAACTTGACCAAGAATACGTGTGCGCATGGATCTGAACCCAGCTCCCCCTGCACTGG GAGTTTTGAGGAGATGGAAGCCCAGATAACAGCGGGCATGAAGACACCGGTGCTGAGCTCCCGGCCTGGTCCCGAGGGCTCTGTTGGGGACAAgggcaggaagagagagagcgaggcaCTCAGCCGAACgcagagcacagagagagatgagcAG